The genomic DNA CACGGCCGTGCCAGCGGATCCGCAGCGCGTCGTCGTGCTGGAACCCGTCCAGCTGGACACGGCCGTCGCCCTGGGCAAGGAGCCGGTGGGCACCACGGTGGTCAATGAAACGACGGGTGTGCCCGCCTACCTGGGCGAGGACGCCGCGGACATCGAGCAGGTCGGCACCGTCATGGAGCCCAGCTTGGAGAAGATCGCCGCGCTGGAGCCGGACCTCATCATCGGCACCGAATCTCGGCACTCCGCGCTCTACGACCAGCTGAACGACGTCGCCCCCACCGTGTTCATGGCCACGCAGGCTGACCCCTGGCAGGAGAACGTGGCCCTCGTGGCCGAGGCCCTGGGCGATGCCGAAGGGGCGTCCGACCTGTTGGCTGACTACGAGGCTCGCTGCCAGGAGATCGCGGACACCTACGACACCGCCGGCACCACGGCCCAGCTCATTCGCCCCCGGGACACGCGCTTGACCCTCTACGGGCCCATCTCCTTCGCGGGCAGCACCCTGGAATGCACGGGCCTGACCATCCCCGAGCACGAGTGGGAGGATATCTCGCTGGACATCTCCCCGGAGAACGTCTTGGACGCCGAGGCGGACCTCGTCCTCGTCACCACGGACGACGTCGATGACCCGTCCACGATGCCGGAGGGTATCACCGCGAACCCTGAGGTCTTTGACAACACGTACTTGGTGGATTTCTCCTACTGGATTGCTGGTGTGGGTCCGCACGGTGGCATGGCCGTGCTCGATGACCTCGAAGAAATCCTCGCCGATCAGTAACGCTGTGCCGGCCGTTTTTCACCCAGACCCTCGCGCATGACAGAGGCCGTCGCCCCCAGCCGGCGCACCCCATCCCGCACCGTGCGGGTGGGGTTCGCCGGCGTTCTGGCGTTGGCGCTCGTGGCGTCCGTGTTCGCGTCCCTCGCCGTCGGCTCCAACCCGCTGCCGCTGTCTGAGGTGTGGGCGGCACTCACCGGCCAGGGCACGGCAGAGGGCCACTACGTGATCTGGGAACAACGCATCCCACGGACTCTGGCAGGCTTGCTCGCCGGCGTCGCGCTGGGTGTCGCCGGCGCGCTGGTCCAGGCCTTCACGCGCAATCCTTTGGCTGATCCCGGGATCTTGGGCGTCAACGCCGGCGCCGCGCTCTTCGTGACGCTAGGCATCGCGTTCTGGGGCGCGACGACGGCGTCCACCTACGGCTGGTTGGCCTGCGTGGGGGCGCTCGTCGTCACGGCCGCCGTGTACTTGATCGGTTCGTCGCGGACCGGCCCGGCCAGCCCCGTCCAGCTCACCGTGGTGGGCGTGGCCGTGGGTGCGGTGCTCAGCGGGATCACCACGGCGATTGTCCTCACCCATCCGGAAACGTTTGACAAGACGCGCGGCTGGAACGCGGGAAGCCTCCTCGAGCGAGGCCTCGACGTCTCGCTGCCGCTGCTGCCATTGCTCGCCATCGGCCTCGTGTGCGCCGCCTGCGCGGTGCCGGGGCTGAACTCTACGGTGCTTGGCTCCGACGTCGCACGCTCACAGGGGGTCAACGTGGCGCGGCTGCAGATTCTTGTCCTGCTCGCCGTGACCTTCTTGGCCGGCGCGGCGACCGCCCTGGCCGGGCCCATCACCTTCGTTGGCCTCATGATTCCGCACCTGGTCCGGTGGAGTCTGGGCACGGACCAGCGCGTCATCTTCCTCGGCTCCGTCTTGGCCGCTCCCGTGTTGATGCTCGCTGCGGACGTGCTGGGGCGCGTCATCATCATGCCGAGCGAAATGCCCGTCGGCATCGTCACGGCCTTTGTCGGCGCCCCAGTGCTTATCGCGCTCGTGCGGCGCAGTCAGGCGAGTGCCCTATGAGCCGGGTGTCCTTCGTGGCCGACCGGTGGCACGTGCGCCTCGGGGCTGCATCCCTCATTTGGTCCCGCCGGACGGCAGCGATCACGGCCATCATGGTGGCCGCCGCCGTCGTCATCGGGCTCGTGTCCCTAGCCCTGGGCGACTACACGCTGACCTTGCCGCAGGTCATCGCTGCCCTCGGCGACGCCGACGCGGGGTTGGCCCGCACGGTCGTCGTGGAGTGGAGGCTGCCGCGGGCGGTGGCAGCGGCCGTATTCGGGGCGGCTCTGGCCGTCTCCGGCGCCATTTTCCAGACCATGACGCGTAACCCGCTGGCCAGCCCGGACATCATCGGCCTGTCCCATGGGTCCATGACGGGCATGCTGATCGCATTGGTGTTCTTCGGCGGGCACTGGGCCGTTCATATGACGGGCGCACTGGCTGGCGGCATCGGCGCGGCGATCGTCATCTATCTCTTGTCCTACCGTGCGGGACTGCAGGGCTTCCGGTTCATCATCGTGGGTATCGGTATTTCCGCGATGCTCGCGGCCGCCAATACGTGGTTCCTGCTGGAAGCGGACTTGGAGACGGCCATGACGGCCTCCGCCTGGGGCGCCGGCACCCTCAATCGGATCCAGCCGGACGTGCTGGCTCCGGTGCTCATCGTCATCGCGGTCCTGCTGGTGGCTCTGCTGGCCGCTGTTCCCGTCTTGCGGCAGATGGACCTCGGTGACGACGTCGCCGCGGTGACGGGCGTGCGCCTGAACCGTGCGCGATTGCTGCTCATCGTCGCCGCGGTGGCCCTGGTGGCGGCCGTGACCGTGGTGGCTGGCCCGATCTCCTTCGTCGCGCTGGCCGCACCGCAAATCGCCCGCCGCTTGTGCGCGAGCCCGACCATCTCGCTCACGGCGGCCGGAGCCGTCGGCGCCCTCATGCTGCTGGTCTCCGATGTCATTGCCCAGCATGTGGTGCCGTTGACGATCCCCGTCGGCGTCGTCACGGTGGTGATCGGCGGCGCCTATCTGATCTGGTTGTTGTCCCGAGAAGTTCGGAGGAATCTGTCATGACGTCGCGGAGCTTGCAGGCGGACCACGTCACGTTGGGCTATGACGGCCGCACGATTACCGAAGGACTGACCTTCGATGTGGCGCCGGGGAGCTTCACGGTGATCATCGGCCCCAATGCGTGTGGCAAGTCCACGCTATTGAAATCCCTGGCGGGGCTGCTGCCACCACGAGCCGGGCGGATCCTCCTCAACGGGCAAGACTTGGCGCGTTGGTCGACCAAACAGGCGGCGCGGGAACTCGGCTTGCTGCCCCAAACGGCGGTCTCCCCAGATGGCATTACCGTCGCAGAGCTGGTCTCCCGCGGACGGTATGCGCATCAGCGCCTCTTCCGGCAGTGGGCGGCCGAGGACGAGCAGGCGGTGGCGGAGGCCATGGGTTTGACGGGCGTCGCCGAGCTAGCGGCGCGGCGCGTCGACGACCTGTCCGGAGGGCAGCGGCAGCGCGTCTGGATTGCCATGGTTCTCGCCCAAGAGGCCCCGACCGTCCTGTTGGACGAGCCGACCACCTATCTCGACGTCTCCCACCAGCTCGACGTGCTCAACGTTCTCCACGAACTGAACCTGCGCGGACGCACCGTCGTGGCGGTGTTGCACGACTTGAATCAGGCGGCCCGCTACGCGAGCCACCTGGTGGTCATGCGGCAGGGGAGCATCGTGGCCCAAGGCGCGCCCGCGGAGGTGCTGACCTCGGAGCTCGTTCACGACGTCTTCTCGCTGCCCAATCGCGTCATCGCGGACCCGGTCACCGGGACGCCGTTGGTGATTCCCTTAGACCGCCGCGCCGCAGCGCACTAGGAGCTAACCGAGGTCCACGTGGGTGGGGTCGAGGACGCGCTTGAGGAAGTCCTGCATGCGCGGAGTCTGCGGGTCACCAATCACTTGGGCGGCTGGGCCCTCTTCGACGACCACGCCGCCATCCATGAACACCACGCGATCCGCGACGTCGCGGGCGAACGCCATCTCATGGGTGACCACCAGCATGGTCATGCCATCCTTGGCGAGATTGCGCATGATCGCGAGGACTTCACCGACCGTTTCCGGGTCCAACGCGCTCGTCGGCTCGTCGAAGAGCATGAGCTGCGGGTCCATGGACAGGGCGCGGGCAATCGCCACACGCTGCTGCTGACCGCCGGAGAGCTGATCCGGGTAGCGGTCCGCAAACTCGCCGAGTCCCACCTTGGTGAGGTTCTGCTGCGCCACACGCTGGGCCTCGTCCTTGGAGCGCTTGAGGACCTTCAGCTGCGCGACCGTGCAGTTCTCCAGCACGGTCAGGTGCGGGAAGAGGTTGAACTGCTGGAAGACCATTCCCACGTGCCGGCGCATCTCGTCGATGTCGAGGTCCGGGTCCGTCACGTCGTAGCCGCCGACGTCGATCGTGCCGCCGTTGGGTTGTTCGAGGAGGTTGACGCACCGCAGCAGCGTCGATTTGCCGGAGCCGGATGGGCCGATCAGGCACACCACCTCGCCCGGGTTGACACTGAGGCTGATGTCCTTGAGGACCTCGTTGGAGCCGTAGGACTTGCGCAGCCCGGAGATGGTGACGCCGGCTGCGGTGAAGCTGGGGGTCGAATCAGACATGGGGCGTCTCCTAGCGCTTCGCCCGCGCGGAACGGGACTCGAACTTGCGGGCCAGCTGGCTGAGCGGCAGCGTGATGATGAGGTACATCGCGCCCGCCAGAACCAGAGGCGTGATGCCCGCGCTGAACTGCATGATGCCGTCGCGGCCGAACTTGGTGAGCTCGTAATCGGCGAGCGTGAGGCCGAGGACAAAGATCAGCGAGGTGTCCTTGGTGACCAGAATGAATTCGTTGGTCAGCGGGGGCATGACGATCTTGAAGGCCTGCGGGATGACGATGGTCACCATGGCCCGCCAGCCGGGCATGCCCAAGGAGCGCGCGGCCTCGTACTGGCCCTTGGGCACGGCTTGAAGCCCAGCGCGGAGGGTCTCCGCGATGTAGGCGGCGGAGATCATGCCGAGGGAAACCATGACCACGACCCACGTAGGCCAGACGACGCCGGGAAAGGCCGTAGGCACGCCCACACCGAAGGCAAGGAAGACCAAGAGGCCGGGGATGCCGCGGAAGAACTCGATGTAACCGGTGGCGATCCACCGGTAGGGCGCGAAGCTGGCCATCTTCATCAGCGCGAGCACGAGGCCGAGCACCAGCCCGAACGCGAAGGAGATCACGGTGTAGAAGATGGTGTTCTTCAGCCCGACCGTGATGATCTCGGGGAAGATGCCGTCCAGCTTCTCGAAGGCGAAGAACGCCGAGCGGACGGTGGGCCAGTCGATGACGAGCGCGAGGGCGATGACCGCGCCAGCAAATATTCCGGCCTGGATGCCCTTACTGGTGCGCGCCCGTTGGCGAGCGGTCATGGCCATGGGTGAAGCCTTTCACTCGAGGCGGCGGGGCCGGCGCTTGTGGCACCGGCCCCGCCGAGGATGTCTCGTTGATCCGTTGGGTGTCTCTCGGGAGGGAGAGCGCCCGTTAGTTGCTGGCGCCGAACCACTTCTCTTCGAGCTCGTCCAGCTTGTCGGACTCGTCCAGACGCTCCAGGGTCCCGTTGACGGCCTCGGCCATCGCCGAGTTGCCCTTCTTGATGGAGATGCCGAGCTGCTCGCCCGTCTCGTAGTCCTCGACTCGCTCGAACCCCTCCTCATCGGCGATGCCGTAACCGAGGACGGACACGTTGCCCAGGGCTGCGTCGACGGTGCCGGCCTTGAGCGCCTCGAGCTGGAGGCCGGCGTCCTCGAAGCCCACGGCGGTGAGCCCCTGCTCCTGGGCGTAGGTCTCGCCCGTGGTGCCGGTCTGCACGGCGACGCGCTTGCCCGCAGCGGACTCGAGGTCCTCGATCTCTCCATCGGCCGGGGCGACCAGCGTCAGGTCGTCGTCCATGTAGGGGGTCGAGAAGTCCATGTTGCCCTTGCGCTCCTCGGTGATGGAGATCGAGGAGATGGAGATGTCGCACTTGTTCAACGCGAGGCCGGACTGGATGCCTTCGAACCCGTCGTCGAGGACGTTGAGCTCGACGTCGAGGTCGGCGGCGATCTCGCTGGCAATGTCCATGTCGAAGCCGACGATCTCGCCGTTCTCATCCCGGAACTCGAAGGGCTCGTAGGGCAGATCGGAGCAGACCGTGAGCTTGCCCTCGTTCATCAGGGTGAGTCCGGTGTCGGCATCAGAGGACTGAGCCGCGGAGTCACCGGAGGAGCAGGCGGTCAACGCCAGGCCTGCCGCGGCGGTGACGGCTAGGCCCGTGAGGGCGCGAGTGGAGATCTTCATCAGTGCGGTGTCTTTCGTCGTAGCTGGCAATGAATGTTTATGCCGTATGACGCAATTCTAAACGTTGTGGCGTTACAGAAAGGTGTCCAAGCTTGACAGGGGAGTCTACTCGATGTAGCAGACCGCACTACATGGTGCAGCGATCTGCACAACGGGCCGTTCTTGCCCGAGTTCTAGAGGTTGAGCGCCTCGCGCATCGGGCGCATCTTGGCCCACGATTCGGCCAGTTCGGCCGCCGGATCGGACGCCGCCACAATCCCGCAGCCCGCATAGAGGCGAATGCATGATGTGGATTCGATCACACCCCCGCGCAGGGCGATGCCGAACTCGCCATTGCCCTCTGCGTCCACCCAGCCCACCGGGCCGGCATAGCGCCCGCGGTCCATGCCCTCGAGGCGTCGGATGAGCCCCGCGGCGGCCTCCGTGGGGGTGCCACACACCGCCGCCGTGGGGTGGAGCACCTCGGCGAGGTCCAAGGCCGACGGCGTGCGGCCGTCGTCGTACGGGGTGAGGTGCGCCTGCACATCGGAGGCGAGGTGCCACACGTTCGGCAGCTGCAGCACGAACGGCTCGGCGGGCGCGATCATCTCGCTCACGAGGGGGCCAAGCTCGGCGGTGAGCGAGTCGATGGCGAGTTGGTGCTCGTGCCGCTGCTTTTCATCCCCAGCCAAGACGCGGTGGGGGTAGTGCGGATCGTCCGCTGGCGCCGTCGAGCGGTCCAGCGTTCCCGCGAGCACCCGGGCCTGCGCCGTGGCGCCGTCGACCCGCACCAGCATCTCTGGGGTGGCGCCAATGAGGCCATCGACGCTGTAGGTCCAACAGTCGCTGTAGCGCAAGGCCAGCTCCCGCAACACCTGCGCGACGGCGACCGGCCCGTCCAGCTCGGCGACGGCGTCGCGGGCCAGCACCAGTTTGGTCAACTCGCCGGCGTCGATGGCCGCGACGCCAGCGGCGACGCAGGCCGTGAACGCGTCCTCACTGACGTGCCCGGCCGCGAGGGTTCCGCCGCGGTGCAGCTCGGCCTCGTCGTCCACCTCGTCGAGCGCGAGTGCGAGTTCCTCCTCCGCCTGTTCTAGCGTGAGCTCCTCGGACGGATCGTCGCTAATGATCGTGAGCCAGCTGGAATCGGCGGAGCGCCCCACCACGAGGCGGGGGACGATCAAGGTCGACGCGGCGGCGCTGGTGGCATCGAACGCGAAGGTAGCGAAGGCCACGACGCCCGCGCCGGGCGCGGTGGGTTCCTGGCCCGGGGCGGCTGTGGCCCGTCGGGAAACGTCCGCCCACCAGGCACGCGCGGTAGCGAACCGGTCGGTTCCGCGCGCATCGCACCGGGCCACCGCCCCGAAGCCCACCTTGCCGTCCCCGCGGCGGCCCCACACTAGGGCGTCGGAACGGACCACGTAGTCCAGCAGGCCGGATTCAGCCATCGGCCCGCGCTCGAAGGTTGCACTGTGCAGGGTCGGGGCGCGCACCTCGTGGTCGGGCAGCGCAGCGGCGGGGGCTTCGGTCATGATGCCCCTAGCCTACTCCCGGCGCGGTGATGCGCTCGCCCGCTGGTTCTTCGAGGGGTTCCCTCGGGCCGCGTCGCGGCGGCGTGCCTCGGCGGAAGTTTCACGGTTGACGCAGCATTTGCGACAATGTAGCGCGTGAGCAGAGCAACGCTGCAGAAGCGCCCCGAAGAAGTCCAAGCCATGTTCGACGACGTGGCCCCGCGCTACGACATCGTCAACGACATCCTGTCCTTGGGGCAGGATCGCCGCTGGCGCAAGGTGGTGGTGGACGCCGTGGGCGCGCAACCGGGTGAGAGCGTCTTGGACCTCGCGGCCGGCACCGGCACCTCGTCGGAGCCCTATGCCGACGCAGGCATTCACGTGGTGGCGTGCGATTTCTCGGCGGGCATGCTGGAGGTCGGGCGGCGGCGTCGTCCTGACATCGAGTTCGTCGAAGGCGACGCCACGAACTTGCCGTTCGAGGACGCCACGTTTGACGCCGTCACGATCAGCTTCGGCCTGCGCAACGTCTCCGACCCGCACCGGGCGCTGCGGGAGATGGCCCGCGTGACCAAACCTGGGGGCCGGCTGGTGGTGTGCGAGTTTTCTCACCCCAGCAATTCCGTCTTCCGCACCGTGTACACCGAGTACCTGATGAAGGCGCTGCCACCGATAGCGCGCAAAGTGTCCTCCAATCCGGAGTCCTACGTGTACCTCGCCGAGTCCATCCGGGCCTGGCCCGCCCAGAACGAGCTCGCGGGCTGGATCAATACCGCGAACTGGCAGGACTGCCGTTACCGCAACCTGACCGGCGGCATCGTCGCCGTTCACCACGCCGTCAAGCCGCACGACGGCGCCGGCTCGACCACCGAGGAGCTCACCGACGCGGCCTCGCCCAACGCGCTGCCGGAGAGCGGGCCGCAGCGGGCGCGCGCCGCCTCGGAGTACCTCCGCCGCCACGCCTCCCGCCGGCCCCACTAATCCGCCGTGGACACAGCGCGTCTTGTCGCGGGCTCGGCGACGACTAGAGTGGGATCCGTCGTCGCGCCCCGAGCCGTGCACGGCGCCACCGCCACCCGCATTCACCCCGAGGCAGCAGATACGTGACTGAATCGCAGAGCAACTGGACCACCGCTGGCCATGACGTGCCAGCTGATGTGGACCTGAACCCGGAGACGGCCGCGCTGGCCGCCACGATCAAGCTGCCCGCAGGGTTCCGGGCCGTGGCCGAGGACCCTGAATTCGGCCCCGCGATCTCCGACGGCATGGCTCGCGTGGAGAAACTGTTGCGTGACGCCGTCGCCAACTCGGATCCGCTCATTGACGCCACCAGCCGGCACTTGGTGGAGGCCGGCGGCAAGCGCATCCGTCCGCTGCTGGTGATTCTCGCCTCCTTGCTGGGCGAGGGCGTCAACGAGGACGTGGTCAAGGCTGCTGCGGTGTGCGAACTCACGCATTTGGCCACCCTGTACCACGATGACGTGATGGACTCGGCGCCGTACCGCCGGGGCACCCCGACCGCGCATGAGGTGTGGGGTAATTCGGTGGCGATTCTGGCCGGAGACCTGATCTTTGCCCGCGCCTCGATCACCGGTAGCGAGCTGGGACCCGAGGCCGTGAAGATTCAGTCGCGCACGTTCGAACGGCTCTGCCTGGGGCAATTGCACGAGACGATTGGCCCGCGTCAGGGTGAGGACGCCCGCGCGCACTACCTGCAGGTCATCGCGGACAAGACGGCTTCCCTGCTGTCCACGGCGGGCCGCTTCGGTTCCATGTTTGGCCGCGCCCCGGAGACGGTGGAGATCATGGCCGAGTACGGCGAGCGGGTGGGTGTGGCCTTCCAGCTGGCGGATGACGTGATTGACCTGACGGGCGGTCAGGCGAGCTCCGGTAAGACGCCGGGTACGGACCTGCGTGAGGGCGTGCCGACGCTGCCCGTCTTGCTGCTGCGTGAGGCCGCCGCCCAGCACGACGCCGCCGCGATCGCGGCGCTGGAGCTCGTCGACGGGGACCTGACCAGTGACGAAGCGTTGGCCGCCGCCGTCGCCGCTGTTGCGGAGCACCCCGCCATGCAGCAGGCGTGGGACGTGGCCCGCGAGTGGGCCAATAGCGCCGTCCAGGCGCTGGAGCCGCTGCCGGCTGGCACGCTCAAGGAGTCGCTCACGGCGTTTGCGGACGCCGTCGTCACCCGGGAGGTCTAAATGGACCTCGACCTGCCGGCCGGATGTGGCAACGCCCCGCGGGTGGGGATCGTGGCCGACGTCGTGGCTGCGTGGGCGAGCAACGACGGCGCATCCCTCGGCGCCGCTCTGGATCCGGAGGCCACGTGGTCCGTGGCCGGGTGTGATGCGGCGGCCCGCGCGGGGCTGGCGACGGTCCTCTCCGAGATCATTCCCGCCGCGGCGGCTCCGGGTGAGGCCGTGCAACTGGACTTTTCAGACATCATGACCCACGGCCGGCTGGCCAGTTGCCTCGGTACGCTCACGCTGTCCTCCGGGGTGGCGCTGGAGTTCTCTCACCACGTCCGCTTCCGTAGTGCGGGCAAGACGGCGCCGGTGGTTTCCGTCCGCACGTTCCTGCATCCCGTGGGCGCTCGCTAGCCCGAAAAACCAAGCTGTTCCAGAGCCCGGGAGAGTTCGCGCGCCTTGCGTGCGCGCTCTGCTACCGGCACCCGGTGGCGGACCTGCCGGTAGAGCATGTCATCGCCATAGCGCGGGAAAACGTGCTGGTGGTAGTGCCATACGTGCTGATTCCCGGAGGGCTCGTTGTGTTGGCGCGTGGACGTGCCCTCGGGCTGCCAAGCCAGCTTCATCGCCAACGCGGCTGCGCGCGTCGCACGGATCGTTGCCGCGGCGACGTCGTCCGGGAGGTCGTAGAGGGACTCGAAGTGACCCGTGGGAATGACCATGGCGTGCCCTCCGTACGGGCCGAAGCCGTCGCAAGCCATGATGATGGCGGCGGCGTCACCTCGCCACACGAGGTCCGTCAGCGCGCACAGGTTGGTGGGGGAGTCGATGCTGCCGGAAAGCAGCTCGCAAAACGGGCACTGGTAGTCGGCCGGCGCGTGGGAGGGCCAGAACCGTTCCATCATCACCCGCGTCGATTCAGTCCTCGAGCTCGGGCTCGAGCTCCTCGAAGACCCAGTCGAACATGTCCAGAACGTACTCGCTGAAGGTGCCTTCCTCGCTGCGCCACGTCCCCCGGCGGTTGTTGCGGCGGTAGACAATCGGGTCCGGGACATCGAGCTGATCCTCGCGCAGCCCCCAGGTGTAGCGCTCGTCCTCGTCCTCCATGAAGAGCAGGTAGCCGTCCTCGTACTCCAGCTCTTCCGGGTCCCAGAAGAAGTAGTAGGCCTCCATGAGGTCTTCGCAGCCTCCAACGGAGAGGTAAAACTCCCGCAATACCTGCGGGATCTCTACCTCGGCGTCGTCCAAGGCTTCGTTCAGTTCCGCCGACGTCAGGCCGTCCTCCGCCACCCACTCGTCATCAAGGTATTTGGGGACCAGGGCACGGAACTTGTCCACGAACATCTCAGCCATACCCCGATCTTATCCGTAATCTAGGGCCCGTGGCACGGCGGCGAGAAGGTGGTGGCGACGGCGTGGCGCGGCGTCGTGAAATCGCGCCCACAAGCGCGTCATATCGGCCCAAAAGGGGCCGAACATTACGTGCCGGCACCAGGGGCCAGCGGTGAATTCTACCGGTCAGGGCAGAGATCGGCGCAGAATTGTGACGCTTCTTAATCGGAAAACATTGTGTGGGCGCTCACGTGCGGGACTAGCGTTTAAGGTTATGAGCACTGCACCTAGCCACCGCGGCCAGAAGGTCGCGCGCGAGACATTCTCCTCGCGCAAGCTGTTTATCCTCTCCGCCATCGGATCGGCGGTCGGATTGGGTAATATTTGGCGTTTCCCCTACGTTGCCTATGAGAACGGCGGGGGCGCCTTCCTCATTCCGTATCTGG from Zhihengliuella flava includes the following:
- a CDS encoding ABC transporter substrate-binding protein, translated to MSLNPITRRVGALTAIAAVGLSLAACGTDSAPAEETAASSASAETHDVVHARGTTAVPADPQRVVVLEPVQLDTAVALGKEPVGTTVVNETTGVPAYLGEDAADIEQVGTVMEPSLEKIAALEPDLIIGTESRHSALYDQLNDVAPTVFMATQADPWQENVALVAEALGDAEGASDLLADYEARCQEIADTYDTAGTTAQLIRPRDTRLTLYGPISFAGSTLECTGLTIPEHEWEDISLDISPENVLDAEADLVLVTTDDVDDPSTMPEGITANPEVFDNTYLVDFSYWIAGVGPHGGMAVLDDLEEILADQ
- a CDS encoding FecCD family ABC transporter permease; this translates as MTEAVAPSRRTPSRTVRVGFAGVLALALVASVFASLAVGSNPLPLSEVWAALTGQGTAEGHYVIWEQRIPRTLAGLLAGVALGVAGALVQAFTRNPLADPGILGVNAGAALFVTLGIAFWGATTASTYGWLACVGALVVTAAVYLIGSSRTGPASPVQLTVVGVAVGAVLSGITTAIVLTHPETFDKTRGWNAGSLLERGLDVSLPLLPLLAIGLVCAACAVPGLNSTVLGSDVARSQGVNVARLQILVLLAVTFLAGAATALAGPITFVGLMIPHLVRWSLGTDQRVIFLGSVLAAPVLMLAADVLGRVIIMPSEMPVGIVTAFVGAPVLIALVRRSQASAL
- a CDS encoding FecCD family ABC transporter permease, translated to MSRVSFVADRWHVRLGAASLIWSRRTAAITAIMVAAAVVIGLVSLALGDYTLTLPQVIAALGDADAGLARTVVVEWRLPRAVAAAVFGAALAVSGAIFQTMTRNPLASPDIIGLSHGSMTGMLIALVFFGGHWAVHMTGALAGGIGAAIVIYLLSYRAGLQGFRFIIVGIGISAMLAAANTWFLLEADLETAMTASAWGAGTLNRIQPDVLAPVLIVIAVLLVALLAAVPVLRQMDLGDDVAAVTGVRLNRARLLLIVAAVALVAAVTVVAGPISFVALAAPQIARRLCASPTISLTAAGAVGALMLLVSDVIAQHVVPLTIPVGVVTVVIGGAYLIWLLSREVRRNLS
- a CDS encoding ABC transporter ATP-binding protein — translated: MTSRSLQADHVTLGYDGRTITEGLTFDVAPGSFTVIIGPNACGKSTLLKSLAGLLPPRAGRILLNGQDLARWSTKQAARELGLLPQTAVSPDGITVAELVSRGRYAHQRLFRQWAAEDEQAVAEAMGLTGVAELAARRVDDLSGGQRQRVWIAMVLAQEAPTVLLDEPTTYLDVSHQLDVLNVLHELNLRGRTVVAVLHDLNQAARYASHLVVMRQGSIVAQGAPAEVLTSELVHDVFSLPNRVIADPVTGTPLVIPLDRRAAAH
- a CDS encoding amino acid ABC transporter ATP-binding protein — protein: MSDSTPSFTAAGVTISGLRKSYGSNEVLKDISLSVNPGEVVCLIGPSGSGKSTLLRCVNLLEQPNGGTIDVGGYDVTDPDLDIDEMRRHVGMVFQQFNLFPHLTVLENCTVAQLKVLKRSKDEAQRVAQQNLTKVGLGEFADRYPDQLSGGQQQRVAIARALSMDPQLMLFDEPTSALDPETVGEVLAIMRNLAKDGMTMLVVTHEMAFARDVADRVVFMDGGVVVEEGPAAQVIGDPQTPRMQDFLKRVLDPTHVDLG
- a CDS encoding amino acid ABC transporter permease, producing MAMTARQRARTSKGIQAGIFAGAVIALALVIDWPTVRSAFFAFEKLDGIFPEIITVGLKNTIFYTVISFAFGLVLGLVLALMKMASFAPYRWIATGYIEFFRGIPGLLVFLAFGVGVPTAFPGVVWPTWVVVMVSLGMISAAYIAETLRAGLQAVPKGQYEAARSLGMPGWRAMVTIVIPQAFKIVMPPLTNEFILVTKDTSLIFVLGLTLADYELTKFGRDGIMQFSAGITPLVLAGAMYLIITLPLSQLARKFESRSARAKR
- a CDS encoding ABC transporter substrate-binding protein, whose amino-acid sequence is MKISTRALTGLAVTAAAGLALTACSSGDSAAQSSDADTGLTLMNEGKLTVCSDLPYEPFEFRDENGEIVGFDMDIASEIAADLDVELNVLDDGFEGIQSGLALNKCDISISSISITEERKGNMDFSTPYMDDDLTLVAPADGEIEDLESAAGKRVAVQTGTTGETYAQEQGLTAVGFEDAGLQLEALKAGTVDAALGNVSVLGYGIADEEGFERVEDYETGEQLGISIKKGNSAMAEAVNGTLERLDESDKLDELEEKWFGASN
- a CDS encoding isochorismate synthase, yielding MTEAPAAALPDHEVRAPTLHSATFERGPMAESGLLDYVVRSDALVWGRRGDGKVGFGAVARCDARGTDRFATARAWWADVSRRATAAPGQEPTAPGAGVVAFATFAFDATSAAASTLIVPRLVVGRSADSSWLTIISDDPSEELTLEQAEEELALALDEVDDEAELHRGGTLAAGHVSEDAFTACVAAGVAAIDAGELTKLVLARDAVAELDGPVAVAQVLRELALRYSDCWTYSVDGLIGATPEMLVRVDGATAQARVLAGTLDRSTAPADDPHYPHRVLAGDEKQRHEHQLAIDSLTAELGPLVSEMIAPAEPFVLQLPNVWHLASDVQAHLTPYDDGRTPSALDLAEVLHPTAAVCGTPTEAAAGLIRRLEGMDRGRYAGPVGWVDAEGNGEFGIALRGGVIESTSCIRLYAGCGIVAASDPAAELAESWAKMRPMREALNL
- a CDS encoding demethylmenaquinone methyltransferase produces the protein MSRATLQKRPEEVQAMFDDVAPRYDIVNDILSLGQDRRWRKVVVDAVGAQPGESVLDLAAGTGTSSEPYADAGIHVVACDFSAGMLEVGRRRRPDIEFVEGDATNLPFEDATFDAVTISFGLRNVSDPHRALREMARVTKPGGRLVVCEFSHPSNSVFRTVYTEYLMKALPPIARKVSSNPESYVYLAESIRAWPAQNELAGWINTANWQDCRYRNLTGGIVAVHHAVKPHDGAGSTTEELTDAASPNALPESGPQRARAASEYLRRHASRRPH
- a CDS encoding polyprenyl synthetase family protein → MTESQSNWTTAGHDVPADVDLNPETAALAATIKLPAGFRAVAEDPEFGPAISDGMARVEKLLRDAVANSDPLIDATSRHLVEAGGKRIRPLLVILASLLGEGVNEDVVKAAAVCELTHLATLYHDDVMDSAPYRRGTPTAHEVWGNSVAILAGDLIFARASITGSELGPEAVKIQSRTFERLCLGQLHETIGPRQGEDARAHYLQVIADKTASLLSTAGRFGSMFGRAPETVEIMAEYGERVGVAFQLADDVIDLTGGQASSGKTPGTDLREGVPTLPVLLLREAAAQHDAAAIAALELVDGDLTSDEALAAAVAAVAEHPAMQQAWDVAREWANSAVQALEPLPAGTLKESLTAFADAVVTREV
- a CDS encoding nuclear transport factor 2-like protein: MDLDLPAGCGNAPRVGIVADVVAAWASNDGASLGAALDPEATWSVAGCDAAARAGLATVLSEIIPAAAAPGEAVQLDFSDIMTHGRLASCLGTLTLSSGVALEFSHHVRFRSAGKTAPVVSVRTFLHPVGAR
- a CDS encoding HIT family protein; this encodes MMERFWPSHAPADYQCPFCELLSGSIDSPTNLCALTDLVWRGDAAAIIMACDGFGPYGGHAMVIPTGHFESLYDLPDDVAAATIRATRAAALAMKLAWQPEGTSTRQHNEPSGNQHVWHYHQHVFPRYGDDMLYRQVRHRVPVAERARKARELSRALEQLGFSG